The genomic segment CACTGAGAAACAGATCCGACAATCGGTTCTGACAACGGTTCCGACAATCAGCGGAATTTCCCGTTCCGGTTAACTTCGGCCGGGCAGACTTACCCGGAGACCCCGTGGGAACACGGGGAAGGATGGTTTCAGCAGCGGTCGTCCACGGTCGGCGACCGTCCACGGTCGATGAAGTTGATGAAGTAGAAGGGCGCCTGCGTGTTCACAAGCGTTTTGATGATCGAGAAGCCCCTCACCTCCGAGGACGTGGAGTTCGTCACCACCCTGCACGGAGAGGAGCAGATCTCGTTCGTCGTACTGATGCAGCCGCGCGGGGACCAGGCGGACGTGCTGCTGCGCGCGATCGACGACGTGGCGCTCGGGGAGCTGAGAGAAGCCGCCCGCGAGCCCGAGGAACCGGAGGGTAAAGAGGCCCGCAAGCCCGCCGAGCTGGCCCTGGAGGGGTCGCTCGCCGCCCTCCGCGACGCGGGCTCGGACGCGGTCGGCCAGGTGATCGAGGAGCACCCCCTGGACAGGCTGAAGTCGGTCGTCGAGGAGGCGCGGGCGGACGAGGTCATCGTGCTGACGGCCCCGCACTACGTGGAGGAGTTCTTCCACCGCGACTGGGCCTCCCGGGCCCGTCACAAGGTCGGCGTACCGGTGCTCAAGCTCTTCGCGCACAGCGAATAGGCTGGGCGGCGATCGCATTCACGTCGCACCTCTGGGGAGACACACGCATGGCACCCGGTATCCCTGCCGCCATGGCACGGCCGCACTTCATCGGCATCGGCGGCGCCGGAATGTCGGGCATCGCGAAGATCCTCGCCCAGCGCGGCGCCCGGGTGGTGGGCAGCGACGCGAAGGAGTCCGCCACCGCCGAGGCCCTGCGGGCGCTGGGGGCGACCGTCCACATCGGTCACGCCGCCGGGCATCTGGCGGACGACGCGACGTGCGTCGTCGTCTCCAGCGCGATCCGCGCCGACAACCCGGAGCTGGCCCGCGCCGCCGAGCTGTCGGTCCCCGTCGTGCACCGCTCCGACGCACTCGCCTCACTGATGACGGGGACCCGCGCCCTCGCCGTCGCCGGTACGCACGGCAAGACGACGACCACCTCGATGCTGGCCGTCGCCCTGTCCGAGCTGGGTCTCGACCCCTCGTACGCCATCGGCGGCGACCTCGCGGGCCCCGGCACCAACGCGGCGCACGGCGGCGGGTACATCTTCGTGGCCGAGGCCGACGAGAGCGACCGCAGCTTCCAGAAGTACGACCCCGAGGTCGCGATCGTCCTCAACGTCGAGCTGGACCACCACGCCAACTACGCCTCGATGGACGAGATCTACGAGTCCTTCGAGACGTTCACCGGCAAGATCGTGCCCGGCGGCACCCTGGTGATCTCCGCCGACCAGCCCGGCGCGGTCGAGCTGACCCGGCGGGTCGCCGACCTCGGGACCTCCGGAGCGCGGAACATCGTCACGTACGGGGAGTCCGCGACGGCCGACGTACGCGTCCGCACGATCACCCCGCGCGGACTGACCAGCGAGGTCACCGTCGCCCTGGGCGGTGAGGACCTCACCTTCACGGTCTCCGTCCCCGGCCGCCACTACGCGCTCAACGCCGTCGCCGCCCTCGCGGCGGGCGCCGCCCTCGGCATCCCGGCGGACGAACTGGCCACGGCCCTCGGCGCGTACACCGGTGTCAAGCGCCGCCTCCAGCTCAAGGGCGAGGCCGCGGGCGTGCAGGTCGTCGACTCGTACGCGCACCACCCCACCGAGATGACCGCCGACCTCGAAGCGATGCGCGGCGCCACGACCGACTCCCGCATCCTGGTCGTCTTCCAGCCCCATCTGTTCTCCCGCACCCAGGAGCTGGGCAAGGAGATGGGCCAGGCCCTCGCCCTCGCGGACGCCTCCGTGGTCCTCGACATCTACCCGGCCCGCGAGGACCCGATCCCCGGCATCACCAGCACCCTGATCATCGACGCGGCACGGGCGTCCGGTGCCGATGTGACCGCCGTGCACGACAAGGCGACGGTCCCGGAGGTGATCGCGGGAATGGCGAAGCCCGGCGATCTCGTTCTCACCATGGGAGCGGGCGACGTCACGGACCTCGGGCCGCGCATCCTGGACCACCTGTCGAGCTGAGGGAGCGATCGTGCCGTACGACATCGAGAAGCCGGACGAGGAATGGCGGGCGGAGCTGTCCCCCGCCGAGTACACGGTGCTGCGCCAGGCGGGCACCGAACCGGCCTTCGTCGGTGAGTACACCGACACGAAGACCGAGGGCGTCTACTCCTGCCGGGCCTGCGGCGCCGAGCTGTTCCGCTCCGACACGAAGTTCGAGTCGCACTGCGGCTGGCCGTCCTTCTACGACCCGAAGGACACCGACGCCGTCGAACTGATCCAGGACCGCAGCCACGGCATGGCCCGCACCGAGGTGCGCTGCGCCCGCTGCGGATCGCACCTCGGGCACGTCTTCGAGGGGGAGGGGTACCCGACCCCGACCGACCAGCGCTACTGCATCAACTCGATCTCGCTGAGGCTGACACCGGACAACGGCTGACGGCCGGACCCCTGGTCACGACGTTCGCGCAGCGGGTCCGCGAACGCGCGGTGCGGCCGGGTGATCGGGGGCGGGCTCATCACGTGCTCCTCGACGTCGTCGGGCCGCTCCTCGGCGCGGGAGAGGGCGCACCGCCTCTCAGCGGCACATGACGGTACGTCATGCACGAGGCTCACGAACAGGAACGAAACCGGACAAGCAAGGCCAAGGGCTCCCGGCACCGGCCCCCTGATCGGACCGGGAACCTGCGGTGGGCGGCCGGTCTCGTTGCCCCCGAGCAGATGGCGCGGTCCCGCTTCCCGGGTGGGGAGGCGGCCCGTCAGTCCTCCTCGGAGGGCTCCGGGCGGAGCTGGGGGTGTACGACTCCGGGAAAGACCCGGGCCCGTACGACCTCCTCGGCCGATCCACCCTGGATCACCGTCTCGGCCACGCCCCACGGGCGGCCGGGGAGGGTGATGGTCAGGGTGTACGAGGCGGAGCAGCCGAGGCAGTCGTAGCGGTCCGCCCAGGTCTCGACCTCGGTGAGGCTGCCCGGGTGCCGCGCCACGTGGCGGTGCCTGGCGTGGCAGCGGTCGCAGGTCTCGCCCGGTTCACAGGTGCCGCCGCAGGGGCACGGCACGTCGAGCGAGGGAGCGGGGCGCCAGCGCTGGGTGAGGACGGCGTCACGGGTGGCGCCCATGTCCTTCATCGCCTTGAGATTGCGCGCGGCGACGTTGTACGACTCGCCGGTCGTCGCCATCCGGTTGCGGATGACGTCCTTGCGCCCGTTGTTGGTCGTCATGTGTGTTCCTCCTGGGGTTCACGCAGCCCGGCAGGAGGCCCACGAGATCGGTACGTACCCACGGTACCTGGCGGCCGGTGGGGCGCCGGCGCGCAGGGGAGAAGGTGTGACGCACCAGGTCGCGCCGGTCCGTCGGGACACGGGCGGGATCACCCGTCGGCGGGGACCACGGGGGCGTCCGCGTCAGCAGGGTCCGGTCCGCCCGGAAGACGGCCGGGGGCCGGTCCCCGAGTCCGGCGAGCGGGCGTCGGACGCTCCTGGTCGGCGACGACTTCGCCCCGGGCCACGAGCCGCCGGTACCGCGCCGCCGGCGGCCTGCGGCAGGATTGAACCGTGCCAACCGAGTCGGACGAGATAGAGCTGAGCGAACACGAACTCCGTGAGATCACGGGCTACGCGGCTGATTGTGCCCGCAGGGTGCTGTGGATCTTCGAGCGGGAGCTTCCCGCCGACCCGCGCCCGCGTGACGCCGTCGACGCGGCGCACACCTTCGCCGGAGGCGGTCGGCGCACGGGCGCCCTGCGGCAGCGCGCGTGGGCTGCGTACAGAGCCGCACGAGAAGCCGCTTCGCCCGGCGCGGCCGACGCGGCACGAGCGGCGAGTCACGCGGCTGCCGCCGCGTACCTTCATCCCAGGGCAAGCGCTCACCAGGTGAAACACATCCTCGGTGCGGCAGCGCACGCTGCACGTGCGGAGGAGCTGGCATCCGGAGAAGGCCGGTGTGACCCGGCCGGGACCCTCGAATGGGCGCGCCGTCACGCACCGGCAGCGGTCATCGCGGTGCTCGGCCGTCTGCCCGCCGCACCTCCGGGAGGCGGGCGCGTGGGGGAGAGCCTGCGCGCTCTCGACGCCGTTCTCCGCGTCCCAAGGACACCGTGAGCGTCCTGACCGTCGTCGACGCGGGCGAAGTCCATGATCGGTAGGTCACCGCATCACTGGTCCCCCGCGTCCGCGGCGGGCGTCTCGGAGTGGGCCGGGGGGAGGGTGAAGACGAAGCGGGTGCCGGGAGTGTGGCCGGTGTCGACGGTGATGGTGCCGCCGTGGTACTCGACGATCTTCTTGCAGAGGGCGAGGCCGATGCCGTTGCCCGGATAGGTGTCACGGCCGTGGAGGCGCTGGAAGATAACGAAGATCCTCTCGGCGTACTCGGGTTCGATGCCGATGCCGTTGTCGGTCACCGCGAACTCCCAGCGAGGACCGCCGTCCGTGCCGTCCGTGACGTCCGCCGACTCACGGGCGCTGAGGTGGACCCGGGGCACGACGCCCGGGGCGCGGAACTTGATGGCGTTGGAGACGAGGTTCTGCAGCAGGACGCCGAGCTGGGTCGGGTCGCCGTGGACCGCGGGGAGGGGGTCATGGGTGAGGACCGCCCCGGTCTCCTCGATCGCCATGCCCAGGGAGTTGGTGGTGCGGCGCAGCACGTCCTCAAGGTCGACGTCGGCGTCCTCGGCGTGCAGGCGTCCGACGCGGGAGAACGTGAGGAGATCGTTGATGAGGGTCTGCATGCGGTTGGCGCCGTCGACCGCGAAGCCGATGTACTGCCTGGCGCGGTCGTCGAGCTGAGCCGCGTAGCGGCGCTCCAGCAGCTGGCAGAAGCTGGCGACCTTGCGCAGCGGCTCCTGGAGGTCGTGGGAGGCCACGTAGGCGAATTGTTCGAGCTCCTCGTTGGAGCGGCGCAACTCCGTCGCCCGTTCGTCCAGCTCGGCCCGCGCGCGGTCGCTGAAGGCCAGCTCCCCGGCCAGGCGCCGGCGCATCTCTTCCACGTCCGTCGCCAGTGCCTTCAGGTCGGCGGGGCCGGACGGGGTGACGGAGTGCTCGAACCGGCCGTCGGCGATCTGCCGGACATCCGTACGCAGCCGGTCCAGCGGCACCTGGACGCCCCGGCGCAGCCCGACGAAGACGAGCGCGATGAGGACGAGGACGACGCACAGGATGGCGGCGAAGACGGTGTTGCGCAGGGTGCGTGCCTCCTCCAGGTCGTGGCGCGCCCTGTCCCGCTCGTCCTCGATGTGGACCTGCTGTTCGCTCAGCGAGGCCCGGAGAGCGTCGAACGCGGCCTTGCCCGACTCGGCGCGCTGCCGGGCGGAGCCGATGGGGTCGGCCGCCGCGCTGACGGGGCGGGCGATCGCGGTCTGCCACCGCTCGGCGTACTCGCGCACCTGGGACAGATCGGCCATTGCCCGCTCGTCGCCCTCGGTCAGACGCACCAGTTCCCCGGCCGCCCTTTTCTCCTGCGCGATGCCGTCCTGGTACGGCTTGAGGAATTCACGCTTCCCCGTCAGGCCGTACCCACGGATGCCCGTCTCCTGATTGACCAGGGCGCTCTCCATCCGGACGGAGGCGATCAGGGCCGGCGACCAGCGGTCGGTGAGCCGTCTGTTGACGTCGGTGGAATGGGCGAGGACCCAGACACCGCACCCGGCCAGGACAAGGAGGACCACCAGCGCTGCCGCGGAACCGGCACTCAGCCAGCCACGGGTGGTCCAGCCGTTCCCGGCCGACCGCGGCGGCGGTGTCACCGGGGCCTGCTGCACGGCGTCGTTCTGCACGTCGGGTCCATCCTCCCTGGCCCCGGCGGAGCACCGGGGCTGCGCCACCCTACCCGCGATGACAACCACGGTTGTCCCCGGGGTGTCTCACCGTCTACGGTGCACCCATGGCAGTGGAGACGAGGATCAGCGCCGAGCAGGAGGAACTGGCCGAACGGGCACGACAGGCCGTCGCCGAGGCCGCCCGGCAGCTTGTCCTCCTCACGCCGGTGGCGGATGCCGACGAGCAGGACCCGGACGAGCCGCGGAGCGACGCACTGGCGTCACTGCGCGCCCTGGCACACCTCGGCCGGGCGGTGGAGGAGTGCGCGGCACTGGCCGCGCGGGCCGCCGCGCTGGAGGGTGCCGGCTATCCGCAACTGGGCAGGGCCTGGGGCGTCAGCCGCCAGGGCGCCCGCAAACGCTGGCCCGGACTCGTCTTCACCGCCCGCCCCGCCTCACGCCCGCTACCTCACCACCAGACCCGGAGTTCGCTCATGAACGGCCTCGTCCCCCGTACGTACACCGTCCTGCTCGTCGAGGACGACATGGCCGACGCCATGCTGATCGAGGAAGCCCTGACCGAGCGTGGCATGGCACGCGGGATCGAGCGGGCCGACGACGGGGTCGCCGCGCTGGAATACCTCCGCGACCCCCGGACCGACCGGCCCGACCTGATCGTGCTCGACCTCAACATGCCCCGCATGAACGGCCGCGAGCTGCTGAACGTCCTCAAGAACGACGACGAACTCTCCAGCATCCCCATCGTCGTGCTGACCACCTCCGCCGCGCCGGACGACATCGACGACGCCTACCGCCAGCACGCCAACGCGTACGTCACCAAACCCGTCAACCTCGACGAGTTCATCGAGACCGTCCAGAGCATCGACTCCTTCTTCCTCGACACCGCGGTGACGCCCCCGGTCCGCTTCGGCGACAGCGGCTGAACGGCAGCCGTACGCGCGCACCGGCACGCCCCGGGGCCCCTCGAAAGGGGCCCCGGTCACGGCTCGCGTCCCGCCGGGCGGTGCTCGACCGGGCGGGTGTCGGCAAGACCGTAAGCGCCGGACCGTGCCTGTCGGACTGAGCGACGTACAGCCGCGACCGCTGCCGTGGGCCCGCCCGTTCGCGGGCCGGGTGTAAGGCGGAGCTGCGGGGCGTGAGGCGGAGCTGCCGGGCATGAGGCGGAGCTGCCGGGTATGAAGCGGAGCCGCCGGGTATGAAGCGGAGCTGCGGAGGCGCTTAAGAAAACCTCGATGGACCTGCGGCCCCCGGTGCGGCAGATTGCTCAGTGACGGTCGAGGGCAGCACGCGCACCGCAACGGCACGCCCTTGCCCCACCGTCTTCTCCACTCTTCCCCGGGCCGCGGGCTGTCCTTGGCATGCCCACGGTCCGGGGTACTCATCGGGCACAGGGAGTCGCGGCCGTGAAGGCACTCGTGAAGCAGAAGGCCGAGCCGGGACTCTGGCTGACGGACGTGCCGGAACCGGAGACCGGGCCCGGCGATGTGCTGATCAAGGTGCTCCGTACCGGCATCTGCGGCACCGACCTGCACATCCGGGCGTACGACGGCTGGGCCCAGCAGGCCATCCGCACCCCGCTCGTCCTGGGGCACGAGTTCGTCGGCGAGGTCGCGTCGATCGGTGCCGACGTCGTCGACATCGAGGTCGGCGACCTCGTCAGCGGCGAGGGGCACCTGGTGTGCGGGAAGTGCCGCAACTGCCTCGCCGGACGGCGCCACCTGTGCCGCTCCACGCTGGGGCTCGGGGTCGGCAGGGACGGCGCGTTCGCCGAGTACGTCGCGCTGCCCGCGTCCAACGTGTGGGTGCACCGGGTCCCCGTCGACCTCGACATCGCCGCGATCTTCGACCCGTTCGGCAACGCCGTGCACACCGCGCTGTCCTTCCCGCTGGTCGGCGAGGACGTCCTCATCACCGGCGCGGGGCCGATCGGCATCATGGCCGCCGCCGTCGCCCGGCACGCGGGCGCCCGCAGTGTCGTCATCACCGATGTCAGCGAGGCCCGGCTGGAGCTGGCCCGCAAGGTCGGTGTCAGCCTGGCCCTGAACGTCGGCGAGGAGACCATCGCCGACGGGCAGCGTCATCTCGGTCTGCGCGAGGGCTTCGACATCGGACTGGAGATGTCCGGCCGGCCCGAGGCCATGCGCGACATGATCGCGAACATGACGCACGGCGGACGGATCGCGATGCTCGGACTGCCGTCCGAGGAGTTCGCCGTCGACTGGGCCCATGTCGTCACCTCCATGATCACGATCAAGGGCATCTACGGCCGTGAGATGTACGAGACGTGGTACGCCATGTCCGTGCTGCTGGAGGGCGGCCTCGACCTCGCCCCCGTGGTCACCGGGCGGTACGGCTACCGCGACTTCGAGGCGGCCTTCGACGACGCCGCGAGCGGTCGCGGCGGCAAGATCATCCTCGACTGGACCTCCTGACCCGGCCGGCCGCCCCGGTCAGGCGTTCGGTCCGCCGACGGACCGTCGGGTCCGTCGGTCTGCCGTCGGTCCGCCGGTCCCTCGTACCGTTCCCGTAACCAGCCCCCTCGTAGCCGGCCCTTCGTATCCGGCGCCCCGCGTCCAGCCCCCGTACCCAGCTGGGAGACACCCCTGATGTTCGACTCCGTACGCGACGACCTGCGCACCACCCTCGACGAGATCCGCGCAGCCGGGCTGCACAAGCCCGAGCGGGTGATCGGCACCCCGCAGTCCGCCACCGTCGCCGTCACCTCCGGCGGCCGGGCCGGTGAGGTGCTGAACTTCTGTGCCAACAACTACCTGGGCCTCGCCGACCACCCCGAGGTCGTCGCCGCCGCCCACGAGGCGCTGGACCGCTGGGGCTACGGGCTGGCGTCCGTCCGCTTCATCTGCGGGACCCAGGAGGTCCACAAGGAGCTGGAGCGACGGCTCTCGGCGTTCCTCGGGCAGGAGGACACGATCCTGTACTCCTCCTGCTTCGACGCCAACGGCGGTGTCTTCGAGACCCTGCTCGGCCCCGAGGACGCCGTCATCTCCGACGCCCTCAACCACGCCTCGATCATCGACGGCATCCGCCTCTCCAAGGCGTCCAGGCTGCGCTACGCCAACCGGGACATGGCCGACCTGGAGCAGCGGCTCAAGGAGGCGTCCGGGGCCCGGCGCCGCCTCGTCGTCACCGACGGCGTCTTCTCGATGGACGGGTACGTCGCCCCGCTGCGCGAGATCTGTGACCTCGCGGACCGCTACGACGCCATGGTGATGGTCGACGACTCGCACGCCGTCGGCTTCGTCGGCCCCGGGGGCCGGGGCACTCCCGAACTGCACGGTGTGATGGACCGGGTCGACATCATCACCGGCACCCTCGGCAAGGCGCTCGGCGGGGCGTCCGGCGGCTATGTCGCGGCCCGCGCCGAGATCGTCGCGCTGCTGCGGCAGCGCTCGCGCCCGTACCTCTTCTCCAACTCCCTCGCCCCGGTGATCGCCGCCGCCTCGCTGAAGGTCATCGACCTGCTGGAGTCCGCGGGGGACCTGCGGGAGCGGCTGAACGCCAACACCGCGCTGTTCCGGTCCCGGATGGCCGAGGAGGGCTTCGACGTCCTGCCCGGCGACCACGCCATCGCCCCCGTGATGATCGGGGACGCGGCGAAGGCAGGCAGGCTGGCGGAGCTGCTGCTGGAACGGGGGGTGTACGTGATCGGGTTCTCGTACCCCGTCGTTCCGCAGGGCCAGGCCCGCATCCGGGTCCAGCTCTCGGCCGCGCACTCCACCGAGGACGTGAACCGGGCGGTGGACGCGTTCGTGGACGCGCGGGCCGCGCTGGGGGAGTAGCGCGGGACGATCACCGGGCCCGGACCCGTACCCGGGGACGATTACCGGACCCGTATCTGTACCGACGGCCCCGGCGGCCCGGGTCGGCGGACCGTCCCCGGGGACGCGCCCGGACACAGGACCCGGCGCGGGGCCCGGCGCGGGACCCGGGCTGGGGACCGCCCGCGACCTGGGAGAATGGGCGCATGATCGATGCACGGCGGTTGCGTATCCTCCGTGCGGTGGCCGACCACCGCACGGTGACCGCGGCCGCCGCCGCGCTGTACCTCACGCCGTCCGCCGTCTCCCAGCAGCTCGCCGCCCTGGAGCAGGAGACCGGGCACCGGCTGGTCGAACGGAGCGCGCGCGGCGCCCGGCTCACCGCCGCCGGGGAGATCCTGCTGACCCACACCAACGCCGTGCTGGCGCAGCTGGAGCGGGCCGAGGCCGAGCTGGCCGCGTACAGCGCGGGAGTGGCCGGGACGGTCACGGTCGCCGCGTTCGCGACGGGCATCGGCCTGGTCCTCGCCCCGGCGATCTCCGAACTGACGCTCACCGCCCCCGGCATCCGGGTCCGCGTCCAGGACGCGGAGGGTGACGCGAGCGTGCCGATGGTGCTGGACCGGCAGGTGGACGTGGCGGTCGCCGTCGAGTACCGGGGCGCTCCGGGCGAGGACGACGAGCGGCTGACCCGGGTGCCGCTGTACTCCGAACCGTTCGACGCGGTGCTGCCGGTGGGCCACCGGCTCGCCGGTCAGGAACAGGTGGCGGTCGCGGACCTGGCGAAGGACCCCTGGATCGGCCCGTACCCGGGCAATCCCTGCCATGACGTGGTCGTCCTGGCCTGCGAGTTCGCCGGATACGAACCCCGGCTCGAACATTCGTCGGACGACTTCCGTGCGGTGGTCTCGCTGGCGGGGGCGGACGCCGGGGTGGCCCTCGTACCCCGGTCGGCCCTGCGCGGCATGGAACTGACCGGGGTGGTCGTACGGCCCGTGGAGGGCAGCGCCCCCACCCGCAGGGTGTTCGCGGCGGTACGCCACGGGGCGGAGGGCCACCCACTGATCCGCCCGGTGCTGGACGCGCTCCTGGCGGCGGCGCAACGGGAAGCGGCCCTGCCGGCGCCGACGTCGCGGGTGGAGCGCTGAGACCTGTGGTCCGGGCCCCGGCGGTCCGGGTTCGGGACCACGGCGGCCCGCCCGGGTGGCGCGCCGGGCCCGTGTCCCGTCCCGACACCCGGACCCCTCGCCCGGTCCGCCACCAAGGGCTGTCCCGCGATCCGTGGTGGATCAGCGTGCGGCGTCAGGTGTGGTGCGTCGCCAGGCGGAGGGGCGTCCGCATACTGGATGTATGGGGACGTTCCGACAACGCCGCGAGGTGCCGTAGCTGTCGTCGCACGCCCACCAGGGATTGGCGGGACAGCCCTTAGCTACCTGTCGCTCAGGCGTTGATCCTGCGGCGGCGGGCCGCCGATGCCGGGAGCAGGGTTCCCGCTGCCGCCGCCACGATCACCGCTCCCGCCAGCACCCCGTACTGGACCGGGGGCATGTACGGCGCCGTGCCCGCCATCGACACCGCGAACGCCGACAGTGGTATCGCCGCCACCACCGTGCCGATCACCAGGCCGGCGACCGCCACCAGACCCGTCTCCAGGAACAGCATCCGCGTCAGTTGCCGACGGCCCGCGCCGACCAGTCGCAGCAGCCGGAGTTCGTCCTTCCGGCCCACCGTGATCAGGGTGAGCGTGCTGACCACGGCCAGCAGTGCGAAGCCGCCGATCACCCCCACCCCGATGATGATCAGCGCGTCGTCCTGCTCCGAGGTCGACAGGCTGGTCCGTACGTCGTCCGGGACCGCCGCCCTCACCCGCACCCCGCTGTACGGGGCGAGCGCCTTCCGCACGGCCTCGGCGGTGTCCGGGCCGGTCGAACCGATCAGGACGCGCTCGTCGCCGGGCGCCGACACATGCCCGGTGAGCGCCGTGCGCGGCAGCATGAACTCGCCCAGGCCCAGGGACCGTTCGTACACCGCGACCACGCGCGGTTCGGTCTCCGTGCCGTCACCGAGGCGCAGTTCGACCGTGTCGCCGATCCCGACCCCGAGACTGTGGGCGCGCTCCTCGCCGACCGCGATCGTGGAGCTTCCGGTCAGGTTCCTCAGATCGCCCGAGGTCACCCGCG from the Streptomyces sp. AM 4-1-1 genome contains:
- the murC gene encoding UDP-N-acetylmuramate--L-alanine ligase codes for the protein MAPGIPAAMARPHFIGIGGAGMSGIAKILAQRGARVVGSDAKESATAEALRALGATVHIGHAAGHLADDATCVVVSSAIRADNPELARAAELSVPVVHRSDALASLMTGTRALAVAGTHGKTTTTSMLAVALSELGLDPSYAIGGDLAGPGTNAAHGGGYIFVAEADESDRSFQKYDPEVAIVLNVELDHHANYASMDEIYESFETFTGKIVPGGTLVISADQPGAVELTRRVADLGTSGARNIVTYGESATADVRVRTITPRGLTSEVTVALGGEDLTFTVSVPGRHYALNAVAALAAGAALGIPADELATALGAYTGVKRRLQLKGEAAGVQVVDSYAHHPTEMTADLEAMRGATTDSRILVVFQPHLFSRTQELGKEMGQALALADASVVLDIYPAREDPIPGITSTLIIDAARASGADVTAVHDKATVPEVIAGMAKPGDLVLTMGAGDVTDLGPRILDHLSS
- a CDS encoding LysR family transcriptional regulator, translated to MIDARRLRILRAVADHRTVTAAAAALYLTPSAVSQQLAALEQETGHRLVERSARGARLTAAGEILLTHTNAVLAQLERAEAELAAYSAGVAGTVTVAAFATGIGLVLAPAISELTLTAPGIRVRVQDAEGDASVPMVLDRQVDVAVAVEYRGAPGEDDERLTRVPLYSEPFDAVLPVGHRLAGQEQVAVADLAKDPWIGPYPGNPCHDVVVLACEFAGYEPRLEHSSDDFRAVVSLAGADAGVALVPRSALRGMELTGVVVRPVEGSAPTRRVFAAVRHGAEGHPLIRPVLDALLAAAQREAALPAPTSRVER
- a CDS encoding response regulator, translated to MAVETRISAEQEELAERARQAVAEAARQLVLLTPVADADEQDPDEPRSDALASLRALAHLGRAVEECAALAARAAALEGAGYPQLGRAWGVSRQGARKRWPGLVFTARPASRPLPHHQTRSSLMNGLVPRTYTVLLVEDDMADAMLIEEALTERGMARGIERADDGVAALEYLRDPRTDRPDLIVLDLNMPRMNGRELLNVLKNDDELSSIPIVVLTTSAAPDDIDDAYRQHANAYVTKPVNLDEFIETVQSIDSFFLDTAVTPPVRFGDSG
- the tdh gene encoding L-threonine 3-dehydrogenase, which translates into the protein MKALVKQKAEPGLWLTDVPEPETGPGDVLIKVLRTGICGTDLHIRAYDGWAQQAIRTPLVLGHEFVGEVASIGADVVDIEVGDLVSGEGHLVCGKCRNCLAGRRHLCRSTLGLGVGRDGAFAEYVALPASNVWVHRVPVDLDIAAIFDPFGNAVHTALSFPLVGEDVLITGAGPIGIMAAAVARHAGARSVVITDVSEARLELARKVGVSLALNVGEETIADGQRHLGLREGFDIGLEMSGRPEAMRDMIANMTHGGRIAMLGLPSEEFAVDWAHVVTSMITIKGIYGREMYETWYAMSVLLEGGLDLAPVVTGRYGYRDFEAAFDDAASGRGGKIILDWTS
- a CDS encoding indole-3-glycerol phosphate synthase is translated as MIEKPLTSEDVEFVTTLHGEEQISFVVLMQPRGDQADVLLRAIDDVALGELREAAREPEEPEGKEARKPAELALEGSLAALRDAGSDAVGQVIEEHPLDRLKSVVEEARADEVIVLTAPHYVEEFFHRDWASRARHKVGVPVLKLFAHSE
- a CDS encoding glycine C-acetyltransferase; the encoded protein is MFDSVRDDLRTTLDEIRAAGLHKPERVIGTPQSATVAVTSGGRAGEVLNFCANNYLGLADHPEVVAAAHEALDRWGYGLASVRFICGTQEVHKELERRLSAFLGQEDTILYSSCFDANGGVFETLLGPEDAVISDALNHASIIDGIRLSKASRLRYANRDMADLEQRLKEASGARRRLVVTDGVFSMDGYVAPLREICDLADRYDAMVMVDDSHAVGFVGPGGRGTPELHGVMDRVDIITGTLGKALGGASGGYVAARAEIVALLRQRSRPYLFSNSLAPVIAAASLKVIDLLESAGDLRERLNANTALFRSRMAEEGFDVLPGDHAIAPVMIGDAAKAGRLAELLLERGVYVIGFSYPVVPQGQARIRVQLSAAHSTEDVNRAVDAFVDARAALGE
- a CDS encoding sensor histidine kinase, which produces MQNDAVQQAPVTPPPRSAGNGWTTRGWLSAGSAAALVVLLVLAGCGVWVLAHSTDVNRRLTDRWSPALIASVRMESALVNQETGIRGYGLTGKREFLKPYQDGIAQEKRAAGELVRLTEGDERAMADLSQVREYAERWQTAIARPVSAAADPIGSARQRAESGKAAFDALRASLSEQQVHIEDERDRARHDLEEARTLRNTVFAAILCVVLVLIALVFVGLRRGVQVPLDRLRTDVRQIADGRFEHSVTPSGPADLKALATDVEEMRRRLAGELAFSDRARAELDERATELRRSNEELEQFAYVASHDLQEPLRKVASFCQLLERRYAAQLDDRARQYIGFAVDGANRMQTLINDLLTFSRVGRLHAEDADVDLEDVLRRTTNSLGMAIEETGAVLTHDPLPAVHGDPTQLGVLLQNLVSNAIKFRAPGVVPRVHLSARESADVTDGTDGGPRWEFAVTDNGIGIEPEYAERIFVIFQRLHGRDTYPGNGIGLALCKKIVEYHGGTITVDTGHTPGTRFVFTLPPAHSETPAADAGDQ
- the msrB gene encoding peptide-methionine (R)-S-oxide reductase MsrB → MPYDIEKPDEEWRAELSPAEYTVLRQAGTEPAFVGEYTDTKTEGVYSCRACGAELFRSDTKFESHCGWPSFYDPKDTDAVELIQDRSHGMARTEVRCARCGSHLGHVFEGEGYPTPTDQRYCINSISLRLTPDNG
- a CDS encoding putative immunity protein, which codes for MPTESDEIELSEHELREITGYAADCARRVLWIFERELPADPRPRDAVDAAHTFAGGGRRTGALRQRAWAAYRAAREAASPGAADAARAASHAAAAAYLHPRASAHQVKHILGAAAHAARAEELASGEGRCDPAGTLEWARRHAPAAVIAVLGRLPAAPPGGGRVGESLRALDAVLRVPRTP